One part of the Bdellovibrio bacteriovorus genome encodes these proteins:
- a CDS encoding KH domain-containing protein — protein sequence MNDIEAFKYEERKVKGADIDQEKYREEIRQLIEHMVRLLVDHPDTVTVSTYVGPKTTVYRVNCAKENLGQVIGTQGKTIMGLRAVVHAMTARTGIRSIVEIPV from the coding sequence ATGAACGACATCGAAGCCTTTAAGTATGAAGAACGTAAAGTCAAAGGCGCAGATATTGACCAGGAAAAGTACCGCGAAGAGATTCGCCAGTTGATTGAGCACATGGTGCGTCTGCTGGTGGATCACCCCGACACGGTGACGGTCAGTACCTATGTGGGCCCCAAAACCACCGTGTACCGGGTGAATTGTGCCAAAGAAAACCTGGGACAGGTGATTGGCACTCAAGGAAAGACCATCATGGGGTTGCGGGCTGTGGTTCACGCGATGACGGCACGAACCGGGATTCGTTCAATCGTGGAAATTCCGGTTTAA
- a CDS encoding MBL fold metallo-hydrolase RNA specificity domain-containing protein produces the protein MEIGFLGAAGTVTGSKFLVHNNSTRILVDCGMFQGFKELRELNWEDFPFEARDIDAVVLTHAHLDHCGALPLLVKRGFKGRIYCTEPTLELTKIILLDSAKIQEEDAAYANKKGFSKHTPALALYTIEDAEKTLPLLTPVDLHTEFDIGTLKVYFTSSGHILGAASAWISNGETSIQFSGDLGRYNDPLMPPPEPPVQSDYMVMESTYGDRDHSKISSKEVLKQCILEIAKTRGVLLIPSFAVGRAQNLLYEITELKRDGEVPAHIPVYFNSPMGHEVAKLYEHYHPFQRLASGQFAEIMSEVHSVKTAEESRALNDDKSGPKIIIAASGMLTGGRILHHLKAFGPDPRNIVLLAGFQSPGTRGHSLLNGAKEIKIHGLYVEINCKVVPSDSFSAHADRSDLMTWLKQAPEAPKRTFLVHGESTAADELRKRIDKDLKWNVSVPRMNQFIKT, from the coding sequence ATGGAAATTGGATTTTTAGGCGCAGCCGGCACCGTTACAGGGTCCAAGTTTCTGGTACATAATAACAGCACCCGAATTCTTGTCGATTGCGGCATGTTCCAGGGTTTTAAAGAACTTCGCGAGCTCAACTGGGAAGACTTTCCGTTTGAGGCCCGTGATATCGATGCTGTGGTTTTAACTCACGCACATCTGGATCACTGCGGAGCTTTACCGTTGTTGGTGAAACGGGGTTTTAAGGGGCGAATTTACTGCACCGAACCGACGTTGGAGCTGACTAAAATCATCTTGCTGGACTCAGCCAAGATCCAGGAAGAAGACGCTGCATACGCGAACAAGAAAGGTTTCTCCAAACACACTCCCGCGCTGGCTTTGTACACCATTGAAGATGCCGAAAAAACTTTGCCTCTTTTAACGCCGGTGGATCTGCACACCGAATTTGATATCGGGACTTTGAAGGTTTATTTCACCAGCAGCGGACACATCCTGGGGGCTGCTTCGGCATGGATTTCAAACGGTGAAACCAGCATCCAATTTTCCGGTGATTTAGGTCGTTATAATGACCCCTTGATGCCACCTCCAGAACCTCCCGTGCAATCCGATTATATGGTGATGGAGTCCACTTATGGGGATCGCGATCACTCTAAAATCAGCTCTAAAGAAGTCTTAAAACAATGCATTTTAGAGATCGCAAAAACACGGGGAGTCTTGCTGATTCCTAGTTTTGCCGTGGGCCGCGCGCAGAATCTGCTGTATGAAATCACGGAACTAAAAAGAGACGGGGAGGTCCCCGCCCATATCCCCGTTTATTTTAACTCTCCCATGGGTCATGAGGTCGCAAAACTATACGAACACTATCACCCGTTCCAACGTCTGGCTTCGGGACAGTTCGCTGAGATCATGTCTGAAGTTCATTCCGTTAAAACCGCCGAAGAATCCCGGGCTTTGAACGATGATAAATCCGGGCCCAAAATCATCATCGCCGCCAGCGGAATGCTAACTGGTGGCCGGATCTTGCATCATTTGAAAGCTTTCGGACCGGATCCAAGAAATATTGTTCTGTTGGCAGGATTTCAAAGCCCCGGAACCCGTGGACACAGCTTGTTGAATGGCGCAAAAGAGATCAAAATCCATGGTCTTTATGTGGAGATTAACTGCAAAGTGGTTCCATCAGATTCATTTTCAGCCCATGCAGATAGAAGTGATTTAATGACCTGGTTAAAGCAGGCTCCAGAGGCACCAAAAAGAACGTTCCTGGTGCATGGAGAATCAACCGCTGCAGATGAGCTTCGGAAACGCATCGATAAAGACTTAAAATGGAACGTTTCAGTGCCTAGAATGAATCAATTTATTAAGACCTAG
- a CDS encoding D-alanyl-D-alanine carboxypeptidase family protein: MEYLKGLLLLLVCLFSGKAQALPSVNALSWVLLDASSGQILAELNKDQPLPPASLTKVMTAYMVLSAIREGRLSRMDRARVSASAVILRPEESSMYLKVGESVTVDELLRGLIVASANDAALVLAEVVSGSQKAFAEQMNKTAKSLGMTQSLFANASGLYTEKHYSTAQDLGLLAVRISQEFPEYFEYSSSKELTFRDFQKKNTNDLLFSKLPVDGMKTGHIKAAGWCVMVSARKNKRPDKKSGRYIAVVLGAPSNHDRFAAGRTLLEFAFSQPRILKETF; encoded by the coding sequence ATGGAATACCTGAAGGGGTTGCTTCTTCTTTTGGTGTGTCTGTTCAGCGGGAAGGCGCAAGCCCTGCCTTCGGTGAACGCTTTGTCGTGGGTGTTGCTGGATGCCTCCAGCGGTCAGATTCTGGCGGAACTTAATAAAGATCAACCGCTTCCGCCGGCCTCTTTAACCAAAGTGATGACGGCTTATATGGTTCTGTCTGCAATCCGCGAAGGGCGGCTGTCCCGCATGGACCGGGCCAGGGTTTCAGCCAGCGCTGTCATTCTCCGCCCGGAAGAGTCCAGTATGTATTTGAAGGTCGGGGAGTCGGTGACGGTGGATGAACTTCTGCGTGGCCTTATCGTGGCTTCGGCGAATGATGCCGCCCTTGTTCTGGCTGAAGTGGTTTCCGGCAGCCAGAAGGCTTTTGCCGAGCAAATGAACAAGACGGCGAAGAGTTTAGGAATGACTCAAAGTCTTTTTGCCAACGCTTCAGGGCTTTATACCGAAAAACACTATTCAACAGCGCAGGATCTGGGGCTTCTCGCGGTGCGGATTTCCCAGGAGTTTCCCGAATACTTTGAATACTCGTCCAGCAAAGAGCTGACCTTTCGCGATTTTCAAAAGAAAAATACCAATGACTTGTTGTTTTCAAAACTGCCCGTGGACGGCATGAAGACCGGACATATTAAAGCAGCAGGCTGGTGTGTGATGGTCAGCGCGCGAAAAAACAAACGCCCGGATAAAAAGTCCGGGCGTTATATAGCCGTTGTTTTGGGGGCGCCCAGCAATCACGATCGATTTGCTGCGGGCCGGACTCTGCTGGAGTTTGCTTTCAGTCAACCCCGAATCCTCAAAGAGACCTTTTAG
- a CDS encoding phosphotransferase enzyme family protein → MKPAEIERLHSILNLWPLGVIQSVEEILNGAVNQVYRVQASLGNFYLRLYKTSERARVEREHALLEYVASYNLPAVQTLPSRYGTSLIEHDGKFGALYFESPGHQVKKSDLTVVHARAAGSMLARLHKVLKPLPDVGYRKYSLNWDAKEWIARLDKIEAVILQKPHLSEADQWVLYRLKDQREWMRNPACLHSYVPKFSAQVLHGDYHQGNLFFQKETVCGVIDWDQAVYMPRGFEVARVASYMFDLKPDLTMAFLEAYMALNPLPQEELEDGAAAWGCHCDHYVWAQEEIYLHGNERARVFIPDTAYKPFSEVWAQLTKKL, encoded by the coding sequence ATGAAACCAGCTGAGATCGAGCGACTGCATTCCATTTTGAACCTATGGCCCTTGGGGGTCATCCAGTCCGTTGAGGAAATCCTTAACGGCGCCGTCAATCAGGTCTATCGGGTGCAGGCCAGTCTGGGGAACTTTTACCTTCGTCTGTATAAAACGAGCGAGCGAGCCCGTGTAGAGCGAGAGCACGCTTTGCTGGAATACGTCGCCTCTTACAATCTGCCTGCAGTTCAAACTCTGCCATCGCGTTATGGCACCTCGTTGATCGAACACGACGGAAAATTTGGTGCCCTGTATTTTGAATCGCCCGGCCATCAGGTGAAAAAATCGGATCTGACGGTGGTCCATGCGCGGGCTGCAGGTTCCATGTTAGCTCGTCTGCATAAAGTATTAAAACCACTGCCGGATGTGGGGTATCGCAAGTATTCCTTGAACTGGGATGCCAAAGAGTGGATTGCTCGCCTGGATAAAATTGAAGCGGTCATTTTGCAGAAGCCCCATCTTTCCGAAGCGGATCAATGGGTTTTGTACCGCCTGAAAGATCAGCGTGAGTGGATGCGAAATCCTGCTTGCCTGCATTCTTATGTTCCAAAGTTCTCAGCCCAGGTTCTGCATGGGGACTATCATCAGGGAAATCTGTTTTTTCAAAAAGAAACTGTCTGTGGTGTGATTGACTGGGATCAGGCCGTGTATATGCCCCGTGGGTTTGAAGTGGCCCGTGTGGCGTCTTACATGTTTGACCTGAAACCAGATCTAACTATGGCCTTTCTTGAAGCCTACATGGCTTTAAATCCATTGCCTCAGGAAGAACTTGAAGATGGCGCGGCCGCCTGGGGCTGCCACTGTGATCACTATGTGTGGGCTCAGGAAGAAATCTATCTGCATGGCAATGAACGTGCTCGTGTGTTTATCCCGGACACCGCTTATAAGCCCTTCTCTGAAGTCTGGGCTCAACTGACAAAGAAGCTTTAA
- a CDS encoding alpha/beta hydrolase-fold protein: MKRLTLAFLLLCVSLWAQGYDDVTDDYMLAEADVPETEFGRGRFICDSEELQGVRFKYCYRDPDSANNNDIVYFFHGLNGSEKTWHRQFLGTRTIQDWWELRGYRPRIVSVSFGPQWLLVNNKRYPLLPAFTRVIMPYMEKKVGGLKGGQRHIIGQSMGGFNAAEISLKNPGMFSKVALLCPALATISPFASDREIDAYIQRTGALRCQVEKMQRISQSVFVDKKDWDDHDPLKLIKRYPKGKKPRFYVSIGRNDGYGFQEGSAAFIKGAQAFSFLFSWVPVPGPHCNFKRIGTANFIMGD; this comes from the coding sequence ATGAAGAGGTTGACTCTAGCTTTTCTCCTTCTGTGCGTTTCACTGTGGGCTCAGGGATATGATGACGTGACCGACGACTATATGCTTGCAGAAGCAGATGTCCCGGAAACTGAGTTTGGGCGCGGACGATTTATCTGTGATTCGGAAGAATTGCAGGGCGTCCGGTTTAAGTATTGTTACCGGGATCCAGACAGCGCGAACAACAACGATATCGTTTATTTCTTCCATGGACTGAACGGTTCAGAGAAAACCTGGCACCGTCAATTTCTGGGAACCCGGACGATTCAGGACTGGTGGGAGCTTCGCGGTTATCGTCCTCGGATCGTATCGGTTTCATTCGGCCCCCAGTGGCTCTTGGTTAATAATAAGCGATACCCTTTGTTGCCGGCTTTCACCAGGGTGATTATGCCTTATATGGAAAAGAAGGTCGGGGGCCTGAAAGGTGGACAGCGCCACATTATTGGCCAGTCCATGGGGGGATTCAATGCTGCTGAAATATCTCTGAAGAACCCGGGGATGTTTTCAAAGGTGGCCTTGTTATGTCCGGCTCTTGCGACGATCAGTCCGTTTGCCAGTGATCGAGAAATCGACGCTTACATCCAGCGCACCGGAGCTCTTCGTTGTCAGGTGGAAAAAATGCAGCGCATTTCGCAATCCGTGTTCGTGGATAAAAAGGACTGGGATGATCATGATCCGCTGAAGCTGATCAAGAGATATCCCAAAGGCAAAAAACCAAGGTTCTATGTTTCCATCGGACGCAATGACGGTTATGGATTCCAGGAAGGTTCGGCCGCCTTTATCAAAGGGGCCCAGGCGTTTTCCTTCCTGTTTAGCTGGGTGCCAGTCCCGGGACCGCATTGCAACTTTAAGCGTATCGGCACAGCCAATTTCATCATGGGGGACTAG
- a CDS encoding aminotransferase class V-fold PLP-dependent enzyme yields the protein MFQDFSAAFEKYKDTSFVNLNNGTLGLCPSVVIDQQKAELGTFEHNTSTGYGAAWARLWALQERLGKFIKARPQDLFLRPNVTLALNEIIMGLQLPADSEILSTSFEYGAVVNILHFKARKDRLSVRFINADFMYDEISADEAVSKIVSQISDKTRVFVVSHVFTGNGLTMPLAKLAAALRAKNVLLVVDGAHAPGLLDLNFTNELQNVDYYAGNLHKWFMGPKGTAFGWVNPLLQDQMQPAYGSWTTEEKILPGMGAYCDHPFAARMLWSHSMSYASLYGLESCFDFWDQTGPELIRTEIQKRMNYLEDGLNQFKIRSLKGRHSEIASSLLCYKIAKFSGIEFDGLFVRHSKPNLQVGLPRVPGFPVLRLTPHIHNTQAELDSAISTLSKFV from the coding sequence ATGTTTCAGGATTTTTCCGCCGCTTTTGAGAAGTACAAAGACACGTCCTTCGTGAATCTCAATAATGGCACCCTGGGATTGTGTCCATCGGTCGTGATTGATCAGCAAAAGGCCGAGCTTGGGACTTTTGAACACAACACATCTACTGGGTATGGTGCGGCCTGGGCTCGTCTGTGGGCCCTGCAAGAGCGTCTGGGGAAATTCATCAAGGCCCGACCTCAGGATCTGTTTCTGCGCCCCAATGTCACTTTGGCTTTAAATGAAATCATCATGGGTTTGCAACTGCCTGCTGACTCCGAAATTCTTTCCACCAGCTTTGAATACGGTGCGGTTGTTAATATCCTGCATTTCAAAGCCCGCAAAGACCGTCTTTCTGTGCGTTTTATCAACGCGGATTTTATGTATGATGAAATCTCGGCGGATGAAGCGGTTTCAAAGATCGTTTCCCAAATCTCTGATAAAACCCGCGTCTTCGTTGTCAGCCACGTCTTTACCGGCAATGGCCTGACCATGCCTTTGGCAAAGCTGGCGGCCGCATTAAGAGCGAAAAACGTTTTGCTGGTGGTTGATGGGGCTCATGCACCTGGGTTATTAGATTTAAACTTCACAAACGAGCTTCAAAACGTCGATTATTACGCCGGGAATCTGCATAAATGGTTTATGGGCCCCAAAGGCACCGCGTTTGGCTGGGTGAATCCATTGCTTCAGGATCAGATGCAGCCAGCTTATGGATCCTGGACCACGGAAGAAAAGATTCTGCCTGGTATGGGTGCTTATTGTGATCATCCATTTGCAGCTCGCATGCTGTGGTCACATTCCATGAGCTATGCAAGTCTGTATGGTTTGGAATCGTGCTTTGATTTCTGGGATCAGACCGGACCTGAGCTTATCAGAACCGAAATTCAAAAACGTATGAACTATCTTGAAGACGGCTTAAATCAATTCAAGATCAGATCACTTAAAGGCCGGCATTCAGAAATTGCTTCAAGTCTATTATGTTACAAAATTGCGAAGTTTTCCGGAATCGAATTTGATGGTCTGTTTGTCCGTCATTCAAAACCAAATTTGCAGGTCGGCCTGCCAAGAGTTCCGGGCTTTCCTGTTCTGAGACTGACCCCGCACATTCATAACACCCAGGCTGAGTTGGATTCTGCCATTTCAACGCTTTCCAAGTTCGTCTAA
- a CDS encoding substrate-binding periplasmic protein yields the protein MKTVLFVAVLCFSSWGRALPGVRVAFSLDKPPYVIHETSSGLEVELLRRVFLDMGYEMIPVFQPPARSVRSLELGHVEAMATINNTPKFYLSDSYITFQNFAWTLKSKSHQLNGLGDLSKKSVIAFQNARSFLGPEFSSAISKNSDYHEYAEQSRQIKMLLMDRVDVIICEERTFRMQKDKIQRKSAHPLPEIAKHALFPKSQYSVAFHDKRMRDSFNKSLKRIREKGELKTVFNQYAD from the coding sequence TTGAAGACCGTTTTATTCGTTGCAGTTTTATGCTTTTCATCATGGGGCCGGGCTTTACCCGGTGTCCGCGTCGCATTTTCTCTTGATAAACCACCCTATGTCATTCACGAGACGTCCAGTGGACTTGAAGTCGAGCTTCTACGACGGGTTTTTCTGGATATGGGATATGAAATGATACCGGTATTTCAACCACCGGCTCGATCCGTGCGCAGTTTGGAGCTGGGTCATGTTGAGGCCATGGCGACTATCAACAATACACCCAAATTTTATTTGTCTGATTCGTATATTACTTTTCAGAACTTTGCCTGGACTTTAAAGTCCAAGAGCCATCAGTTGAATGGCCTTGGCGATCTTTCTAAAAAAAGTGTGATCGCCTTTCAAAATGCGCGGTCCTTTCTGGGGCCGGAGTTCAGTTCCGCCATCAGTAAAAATTCGGACTATCATGAATATGCCGAACAGAGCCGGCAGATTAAAATGCTGCTGATGGATCGCGTGGATGTGATCATATGTGAAGAGCGGACTTTCAGGATGCAGAAAGATAAAATTCAGAGAAAATCCGCCCATCCTTTACCGGAAATCGCAAAGCATGCTCTGTTTCCAAAATCCCAGTACTCAGTGGCATTCCATGATAAAAGAATGCGTGATTCGTTTAACAAATCATTGAAAAGAATCCGTGAAAAAGGGGAGCTTAAGACCGTTTTCAATCAGTACGCTGATTGA
- a CDS encoding Fic family protein has translation MPAHKMFKFILSLLLTISFMSPAQAAQMCEYVFTDPQVKARGVDFGLRSEVKQPETPRELLQFKSIKSELWATLEKIPAQRKSQIEHLLASVEFFDYTHTAEKLLPNFLEGKREAMDFSKIYDRGEAEAAPFKGFLSARDNFLRKEQPALTADLLPEIHKRIMENGVEGIRPDQLGVWRNGHWMGNVAGAFKMTPKEAQVVLENPYLNFVESAREGSTLNEGVWKNVKIWGSKRDMVVENGETTLVSGRIHYPYVTTPKQATVDIIKNSHPELYKEIMAYREQNGTSLNGQATPALEQAFTKALVEQRFERFNAERAALGEVKIGINEHRYIDIVADLQRDLVAIHPVLNGNGRTTRLLMNYLLTKEGLPPVRLVDPFLDVQVSQKEWREYVHKGVVNNAQLQADVLFRVKNGLTVEHSPELLYPGLPEMVNISLKQQGKTKVVENYTQAKVDSEQFNAFIKTLVQAHPELKIEIQNNRLRAMSRIADLFVEYYRSKTVRYIHDKDGERQIGLRLVDPDFIDMFGVNRSGSKALWDAKMNRWYDKEMLVWRGLSNRTKEPTRQELLDYFKKPTSHLVSNSVLRALRSGTPLVEAIKADFALYNKESLNGDMVEMAIDHHRSGPKYGVSYGYSTSKREVVGKAFAMGAMVVGEYGKHMDPALQAQLKSRINVASYRAMKDVDLGRLKAFDPEFAYTYGRQAEVMGIGGTDPDAVMLIQRLDAAGKVMETLLRNVEKPNEVMVIEGRYVPGEGPLPTERIKERLLIQPTTL, from the coding sequence ATGCCTGCGCATAAAATGTTTAAGTTCATCCTGTCCCTGTTGCTGACAATCAGCTTCATGAGCCCGGCGCAAGCCGCTCAGATGTGTGAGTATGTCTTTACAGATCCTCAGGTCAAAGCCCGCGGTGTGGACTTCGGTCTGCGTTCCGAAGTGAAGCAGCCGGAAACACCACGTGAACTCCTTCAATTTAAATCCATCAAATCCGAGCTTTGGGCCACCCTGGAAAAAATCCCAGCCCAGCGTAAGAGCCAAATCGAACACCTTTTGGCTTCCGTTGAGTTCTTCGATTACACGCACACCGCTGAAAAGCTTTTGCCGAACTTCCTTGAAGGCAAACGCGAAGCTATGGATTTCTCCAAGATCTACGATCGCGGCGAAGCTGAGGCAGCTCCATTCAAAGGCTTCCTGAGTGCCCGTGATAACTTCCTAAGAAAAGAACAACCAGCCCTTACCGCAGACCTTCTGCCAGAGATTCATAAGCGTATTATGGAAAACGGCGTTGAAGGCATCCGTCCAGATCAACTGGGTGTATGGCGCAACGGTCACTGGATGGGCAACGTCGCTGGCGCATTCAAAATGACGCCGAAAGAAGCTCAAGTAGTCCTGGAAAATCCATACCTGAACTTTGTTGAAAGCGCTCGCGAAGGCAGCACTTTGAATGAAGGTGTATGGAAGAATGTAAAAATCTGGGGTTCCAAACGTGACATGGTAGTTGAAAATGGCGAGACCACTTTGGTTAGCGGCCGTATTCACTACCCATACGTAACAACTCCGAAGCAAGCCACTGTTGATATTATCAAAAACTCCCACCCGGAGCTTTATAAAGAAATCATGGCGTACCGTGAACAAAACGGCACGTCCCTGAATGGCCAAGCCACTCCAGCCTTGGAGCAAGCCTTCACCAAAGCCCTGGTTGAACAGCGTTTTGAAAGATTCAATGCTGAGCGCGCGGCTTTGGGTGAAGTTAAAATCGGTATCAATGAACACAGATATATCGACATCGTAGCGGACCTTCAGCGTGATCTGGTGGCGATCCACCCGGTTCTGAATGGTAACGGCCGCACGACTCGTTTGTTGATGAACTATCTTCTGACGAAAGAAGGCTTGCCGCCGGTTCGCCTGGTGGATCCTTTCCTGGATGTTCAGGTTTCCCAGAAAGAATGGCGTGAATACGTTCACAAAGGTGTTGTTAACAACGCCCAGTTGCAAGCCGATGTTCTGTTCCGTGTGAAAAACGGTCTGACGGTAGAGCATTCTCCAGAATTGCTGTACCCAGGTCTGCCAGAGATGGTGAACATTTCCCTGAAACAACAGGGTAAAACCAAAGTCGTTGAAAACTACACTCAAGCTAAAGTTGACAGTGAACAGTTCAACGCCTTCATTAAAACCCTGGTTCAGGCCCACCCTGAACTGAAAATCGAGATCCAGAACAACCGTCTGCGTGCAATGTCCCGTATTGCGGACCTGTTTGTTGAATACTACAGATCAAAAACTGTTCGCTACATCCACGATAAAGATGGCGAACGCCAGATCGGTCTGCGCCTGGTTGATCCTGACTTTATCGATATGTTCGGTGTAAATCGTTCCGGTTCCAAAGCCCTTTGGGATGCAAAAATGAACCGTTGGTATGACAAAGAAATGCTTGTATGGCGCGGTCTTTCCAACAGAACCAAAGAACCGACTCGTCAGGAGCTGTTGGATTACTTCAAGAAACCAACGTCTCACCTTGTGTCCAACAGTGTTTTGAGAGCACTTCGTTCCGGCACTCCACTGGTCGAGGCCATCAAGGCGGACTTTGCTCTGTATAATAAAGAATCCCTGAATGGTGACATGGTTGAAATGGCCATCGACCACCACAGAAGCGGACCAAAATATGGAGTTTCTTACGGTTATTCCACTTCCAAACGTGAAGTGGTTGGTAAAGCCTTCGCCATGGGTGCGATGGTTGTTGGTGAGTACGGTAAACACATGGATCCAGCTCTTCAGGCTCAGTTGAAGTCCCGCATTAACGTGGCTTCTTACAGAGCGATGAAGGACGTGGACCTGGGTCGTCTGAAAGCGTTTGACCCTGAATTCGCCTACACTTACGGCCGTCAGGCAGAAGTTATGGGTATTGGTGGTACCGATCCAGATGCGGTGATGCTGATCCAAAGACTGGATGCCGCTGGAAAAGTCATGGAAACGCTTCTAAGAAACGTAGAGAAGCCAAATGAAGTGATGGTGATCGAAGGTCGCTATGTGCCGGGAGAAGGTCCTCTCCCGACAGAAAGAATCAAAGAGCGTTTGCTTATTCAGCCAACCACTCTTTAA
- a CDS encoding YjjG family noncanonical pyrimidine nucleotidase — protein sequence MKYDLFLFDLDDTLLDFKASEKLSFVSAMHSVGLTTDLDNLFRTYQIENAALWKQFEQGKTTKDLLKVERFRKLFEIHAIEIDPVLTANRYLDALPEAVVLIDHAVELCEYLSGKGELGIITNGIQATQVQRLSRSKLAPYVRFMAVSEEAGFAKPDVRFFEYTVKQARKFDKSSTLMVGDKLETDILGAHHFGIDSCWFNPAKVKIEPHEVPPQMQITHLSELKKMV from the coding sequence ATGAAATACGATTTGTTCCTTTTTGATTTGGATGACACTTTGTTGGACTTTAAAGCGTCGGAAAAGCTGTCCTTTGTTTCGGCGATGCATTCGGTGGGTCTGACGACAGATCTGGACAACCTTTTTCGCACCTATCAAATTGAAAATGCCGCTTTGTGGAAGCAGTTTGAACAGGGAAAAACCACCAAGGATCTTTTAAAAGTCGAACGCTTTCGCAAGTTGTTTGAAATCCACGCCATCGAAATCGACCCGGTTCTGACAGCGAACAGATACCTGGATGCTTTGCCAGAAGCTGTTGTGTTGATCGATCACGCGGTTGAGCTGTGTGAATATTTAAGTGGCAAAGGGGAGCTTGGAATTATCACCAACGGGATTCAAGCCACTCAAGTTCAACGTCTTAGTCGCTCAAAGCTTGCTCCGTATGTCAGATTTATGGCTGTGTCGGAAGAAGCAGGATTTGCGAAGCCCGATGTTCGATTCTTTGAATACACCGTTAAACAAGCCCGTAAGTTTGATAAAAGCTCGACCTTGATGGTGGGCGACAAACTGGAAACAGACATCCTGGGGGCGCATCATTTCGGTATTGATTCCTGCTGGTTTAATCCGGCAAAAGTCAAAATCGAACCCCATGAGGTTCCCCCGCAAATGCAAATTACGCATCTTTCTGAACTGAAGAAAATGGTTTAA
- a CDS encoding NADAR family protein, translated as MAKTTFVSLFVLLAAFLVSCSESSNKKPTQGVKPATRSDDSWKAPYPAHWWKEVPREEAKSWEILPQDAGRMEVVLSKRNELGLLSNFAEASFVFHGVCYPTVEAFWQMMKYPETENDPRWAWAKNWKYTREQVSQMNGYAAKSAGGYANFLMEKNDANWVTFEGKVFPFATKEPAEHYNLIFAALIEKLRQNPEVLDVLVKTNDLKLLPDHGVSEKSPREWHYYLLWMDIREQLKNNQLSLVTSEDLSLKTCKGRNK; from the coding sequence ATGGCTAAAACGACGTTCGTTTCATTGTTTGTGCTTCTGGCAGCATTTCTGGTTTCTTGTTCGGAATCCAGCAATAAAAAGCCCACCCAAGGTGTAAAACCTGCCACCAGATCAGACGACTCCTGGAAAGCTCCTTATCCTGCGCACTGGTGGAAAGAAGTTCCGCGTGAAGAAGCCAAATCCTGGGAGATCCTTCCGCAAGATGCTGGCCGTATGGAAGTTGTTTTAAGCAAACGAAATGAACTGGGTCTGCTTTCAAATTTTGCGGAAGCCTCGTTTGTCTTTCACGGTGTTTGTTATCCAACGGTTGAAGCCTTCTGGCAGATGATGAAATATCCAGAGACTGAAAACGATCCGCGCTGGGCTTGGGCCAAGAACTGGAAATACACGCGCGAACAAGTTTCCCAGATGAATGGTTATGCCGCTAAAAGTGCGGGTGGCTATGCCAACTTCCTGATGGAAAAAAACGACGCCAACTGGGTGACCTTTGAAGGCAAAGTGTTTCCGTTTGCCACCAAGGAACCCGCCGAGCATTACAACCTGATCTTTGCAGCTCTGATCGAAAAGCTGCGCCAGAATCCTGAAGTTTTGGATGTTCTGGTAAAGACAAATGATCTGAAACTTCTCCCCGACCATGGTGTTTCGGAAAAATCCCCCCGTGAATGGCATTACTATCTGCTGTGGATGGATATTCGCGAACAACTGAAAAACAATCAGTTGTCTTTGGTGACCAGCGAAGATCTGTCTTTGAAAACCTGCAAAGGTCGTAATAAGTAA